The genomic stretch TTATTGGGAATAGGGTTGCTACAAATGTTTCAGGTAAACTTGTGACCGTTAAAGAACTCATTATGGATGATCTTCCCCCGCAAGAACTTCACGAAGCAATCAAATGGGAGGTTGAGAAAATTCTTCCTGCTCCAATCGACAAAATGGCATTTGATTATCAGGTATTAAGCAAGGTGAAAGAAGGGAATGCAGAAAAACTTTATATTCTTTTTGCTGCTGCTCCGATCGAAGTTATAGAAACTACTGCTCAACTTTTTAAGAGTCTCAATCTTGAACTTGTAACTATTGAAGTTGAAGCATTCTCTATGTTAAGGCTTTTAAGGTATCTTGGTGAATTTTCAAAAGACTCCGAGAGGGTTATCGCTGCGATTAATATCGGTCACAATTATACCTCTATTAATATGGTAGATAAAGGGCTTGTGCGTTTTTCGAGGGTTATTCCGTGGGGTGGAAAGAGGCTAACCGATAAAATTGCTTATTACTTTGGGATTGATTCAAAACTTGCAGAAAATAAGAAACGTGAAGAACTTGATTTAGCAAACAAGGACTCACAAATATTTAAAGCTGTTGAGGAAGACCTTAACGAACTTTCACTCGAAATTAGAAGATCCATTAGTTACTATTTTGCAAAGTATAATGAGGGTAAGGTGGCTGAAGTGACAATAATCCTTGAAGGAGGAACTGCCAACTCCAAGAATATTGACCAGTATATTGAAGAGACAACAGGTTTCCCATCAGTTGTAAACAGATTATTTGCTGATATTGCAAAATACGACCCCAATCTCTTTACAAAGGAGTATCTCTATGAGATGGCACCTATGTTTGCAATTGCAACGGGTCTTGCACTGAAAGAACATCAGGTTGCGAAGAAAAAGAAAGAATTAGCAAGAAAAAAGTGAGGTGAATTTATGGAAACAAAATTGGATTTTTATGATATTGAAATAAATCTTTTGCCTCATAAAAAGAGGATAAAAAGATCGATTGACAGAGAAACTAGAACCATAATAAACATTGGTATTGTTCTTCTTTTAATCTTTGCAATTATTTATGCAAGTCTTTACTACGAAGCTTATAATAAAAACCG from Caldisericum sp. encodes the following:
- the pilM gene encoding type IV pilus assembly protein PilM codes for the protein MGIFARSKTPIIGVDLGSGYVKMAQFERKGNDLKLVNFGVVDTPEGAIVEGKIEKFDEMREILQQLMSIYSFIGNRVATNVSGKLVTVKELIMDDLPPQELHEAIKWEVEKILPAPIDKMAFDYQVLSKVKEGNAEKLYILFAAAPIEVIETTAQLFKSLNLELVTIEVEAFSMLRLLRYLGEFSKDSERVIAAINIGHNYTSINMVDKGLVRFSRVIPWGGKRLTDKIAYYFGIDSKLAENKKREELDLANKDSQIFKAVEEDLNELSLEIRRSISYYFAKYNEGKVAEVTIILEGGTANSKNIDQYIEETTGFPSVVNRLFADIAKYDPNLFTKEYLYEMAPMFAIATGLALKEHQVAKKKKELARKK